tctgacatCACATGCAAGCCGGGGGTTGAACTTAGGATGttctgcttgagaatctaatgctttctccactgcaccacctccctggctgctgatactgtttttttaaatatttatttatttatgtattcattccctcttgttgcccttgttttattgttgtagttattattattgttgttgttgttggataggacagagagaaatggagaaaggaggggaagacagagagggtgaaagatagatacctgcagacttgtttcactgcttgtgaagcgacttccctgcaggtggggagctaggggctcgaaccgcaaTCCTtattctagtccttgtgctttgcgccacctacacttaacctgctgcgctaccacccgactacccTGATACTGTGTTTTAAATTACTTAACTTCACTGTGGACAATTCAGAATAGAAAAGCAACTTCAACTGTACCTGACGGGTTAAGAAGGTCATGGAAGAGCGGTTGACCCAGGCATAGTTCCCAGCTGCTGCCATTCCCTTCAGATAGTCCTGACCCTCAGGGGAGGCAATTCGAGCACAAGCCAATTGACGGTCATTGACAATAATCTTGTCTCTCTTCATGGCTTTCTCCATAGCTACCAGGGCATCTGGTACAAGAGTGTGACAAGTTCAAACagtgatctttctctttctgatttattacAGGAAAACTATACTCacatctattaaataaaaaacaagtacACTGCAACCTTCCCTTTCAACGTGTTTCACATTTTCATCAATTTGCTTGGTCAAGACATAATCACCGAGAACTTTCTATCAGTTGAGTGACATAAGCTTTATGGGCTACAAAGACCATATCTGCCCTCCAGAAACTTGTAAGGGACTGATGATATAATCTTAGTCACTCCTTTTTTGGCATGTGAATCAATGGGAAAAATAGaggcaaaataattttattactatCATaggctgcctcccccacccctagtACCACACCAGAGATATTATGGTACTGGAAGATGCTCTGatgctgtaatgtctctccctctgtgtctgtaaatgtctctctctctctctctctctatatatatatatacctaaatAGGGGTGAGAGAACTATGAtgttttaatgttaaaaaaaaaacctacactttccttctttttatgacAGTCTAGAATTGAGTAGGAGAGTATATGTTTAGCCTACCAAAGTTGAGTGTTTAATGTATTAATGCAATCAtccttgcttccccccccccccctcgctGAGCTACCTCTCTGGAACTCtaacatgttttttaaaagtatttattttgtgcCTTAatataaaaggaagagaaatatcAACAGCTAGATTTTCTCCAGCAAAACCAACTGTATGACAAAGTATAGAGAAATACTCAGTAGAAACACTAGTCAGTGTTTCATATATGTTGTATTAAATGCTCAAAATGGTTAGTCAGGATTTCATTGGATGAATACACAATCAACTATTATGTGAAATTTAAAGTTTCTAATAATTTCCTTATGTCTATACAGATTTCCAAATATatacaaaaccttccaagaattatttttgttggtttttaaccagagcactgatcagctctggcttctggtggtacagggggattgaacctgggactttatagcctcaggcataagagtttctttgcataatcatgctatctatccctgctccCCTTCCAATAATTCTTACAAATTATCCAAACTAATCCCTGTTATTTCCTTGTTTTTGTTCTCATTCTTTTTGTCATGAGTTTTCTTATGTGACTGTCCAACTGCAAGTATAATGTGTTCAAGAATTCATCTTTTCCTGAATACACTGATTTGGTCTCTTCCagaatactttatctactgcttATCTTTATTTTGTATATTGTTTTGTAGATATAATTGACacaatttttaaatcaatgtatttaaaatacattttaaatcaaTGTCCTcaattgatttacaatattaaaGATATGGGTGATAACTTACTACCaaaaatgtataaatgtataaaCTTATTATCAAGGTTCTGTGCTATCATGACTAACATacttgtgtggtctgggaggtggtgcagtggataaagcactggactctcaagtatgatggAATAAactcaatcccagcagcacatgtagaagagtaatgtttggttctttctctctctcccttttctcattaataaataaaaatctaaagaaCAAACAAATATTCTAGTTTTCTCCCAGATTCCTTATTCCTTCTGATAACCACCATGGGGCCATAGGCTTGAACATGGCACACTGGGTACTATACCAGGAGAGCTATCTCCTATGCCCTTCTCGCTTTCATCCCTGGCCCATAAACAAGATATGGCCTAGGTTATTCAAGGTCACACGAGAGCCAGGGTAAACCCAAGCAGTATACCtccagtgttttcttttatatCTTTCCCATAAAAATGCAACATTCCAGCACTTTTTACATAATGTCTCCATTAgcaccaagttaaaaaaaaagagttctagaATATACCTGTGGCTACTTGGTGGCCCAAGCCTCTGCTTCCACTGTGGATCATCACACACACCTGTCCTTTATGGTCGATGCCCATTTTCTTAGCAGCATACTCATTGAATATCTCATCCACAACCTGGATTTCTGCATAGTGGTTGCCTGCTCCCAAGGTCCCCAACTACAAATGTAAGaatatctgataaaaaaaaaaaaatctcctttctggtcaaaaaaaaaaaaaaaaaaaatccactcaaAAAGCAAATAGGTGAAGACAACAACACACAGGGTAATCACACAAGTTATCCAGAGTTCAACATAATAAAGTTTTCTGTGTAACAAAAGAGCATGTCTTAGAAATGTAAAACAatatttcagttcttttttcttttatttattattgggtagagacagagaaaaatggagaggggaagggaaaatagagggaaaaagacataagagatacctgtagccctgcttcaccactggtgaagcttccccactgcaagtgaggccaaggggtttgaatccaggtccttgtgcactgtaatgtgtgcacttaatgaggAAAGTCACCGCCTCACCCCCTAAAGCAGTATTTcacacaacaaaatgggaaataatagcctctaggaacagtggattcatagtgcaggcacggagccccaatgataaccctggaggcaaaaaaaaaaaaaaaaaaaaaccttactaaACAAAAATCTGATcatctgaatccttcttggacctgtattctccccacccacccaccccggagtcttttactttggtgcaacatgccaattccatttcaggttctacttgtgttttcttttctgatcttgtttttcaacttctgcctgagagtgagatcatcccatattcatccttctgtttctgacttatttcactcaacatgattttttcaaggtccatccaagatcggctgaaaacggtgaagtcaccattcttttacagctgagtagtattccattgtgtatatataccacaacttgctactcatctgttgttggaaacctgggttgcttccaggttttggctattacaaattgtgctgccaagaacatatgtgtacacagttctttttggatggatatgttgggttccttaagatatatccccaggagaggaattgcaggatcatagggtaggtccatttctagccttctgagagttctccagactgttctccacagaggttggaccaattgacattcccaccagcagtgcaggagggttcctttgaccccacaccctcttcagcatttgctgctgttaccttttctgatgtatgacattctcacagagtgaagtggtatctcattgttgtctttatttgcatttctctaacaattagagacttggagcattttttcatgtgtttctcagccttttggatctcttctgtggtgaatattctgtccacgttctccccccatttttggatgcggttatttattgtcttgttgttgagtttggcaagctctttatatatgttggtatataaagtgggggttgtactgttatatgggaaactggggaatgttatgcatgtacaaactattgaacttactgttgaatgtaaaacattaaccccccccaaaaaaaaaaatcaggaaaaaaaaaaaccagaaaaaaaaatctgatgattATATGACTCAGGACAGTTTAAACATCATTAAGAAAAGGGTCCCATTTTGGGGTGAATTCTGGGCTATGCTGACTCTTACATAAATTCAACGTAAAAGACCCAAATAAGCACCAAGGTCAGAGTTAGTGACAAAGCTGTCACAACTAGATATTCATTTAAAATACATAGTATATTTTTAATCTTGTCTTAAATGTCAGAAAACAGGCAAATCTGTAGACTTAAAATTTACACACATGCAACCTTAACCCTTATTATCACATCCCACTTTTGTTTCATCTATTTCAAaaccattattattttcttttcttttatgaaCATGTGCAAGCTCtgtatgctttttaaaataagaacaaagagtaaacaaatttatgctctttttgatatactgtgaAAAAGAAGTGGGAGACATCTGTTACACAGAAGACAgatatccccctccccccataaaaaCATGAAAAGAATTAACATTTTGCTTCTCCATAGCTAAGTGTTACCTGAGGAAGGCCTCTCTTCTTAGCCCTTGCAGAGACCTTATTGGGATCAGCTTGCAGCATCCTTCCATACTCCTCACAGTGTTCTTTGTCTTCAGCCCAAGCATAGCCTTCTCTTAGGGACCAGTCCACACCCATTTCCAAGGCCTCCTCTAAgtccctaagtaaataataaagtgCATGTCATTTCATAGCCAAGGAATATCCAAAGTAAGAATCAATACCTCACAAAAGGGTAGGCAGTTACTATTTGCTGTGTCCCAGGTACTTTGCTAGACATAAAATTTAGgctctcaggagtcgggctgtagtgcagcaggttaagtgcaggtggcgcaaagcacaaggaccggcataaagatcccggttcgaacaccggctccccacctgcaggggagttacttcacaggcggtgaagcaggtgtgcaggtgtctatctttctctcctcctctctgtcttcccctcctctctccatttctctctgtcctatccaacaacgacaacaacaataataactacaacaataaaacaacaagggcaacaaaagggaataaataaaataaatataaaaaaagaaaaaaaatttaggcTCTCAGCAACCATAGCTTTTTGAGGCAAGCAGTCACGTAAATAACTGCAAGCATACAAAAAGTtaatgttataaaaataaaaattgttttaaatgtcAGGGGCCCAGCGAtgaaatgggttaagtgcacatggatcaaagcacaaggagcccccagctccccacctgcaggggagtcgcttcacaggcagtgaaggaggtctacaggtgtcttatctttctcttccctcctccctcaatttctctgtcctatccaacaacagcaatggtaacaataacaataataacaagggcaacaaaatgggaaaaatagcctccaggagcagtggattcatagtgaaggtacTGAGcccgtgacaaccctggaggcaaaaaagaaaaaaagtaaatatcaaTTAGAAGTTATTAGTTATATTATAACTCTTTCTGCCATGTATACAATTCcttggacttttaaaaatatatttattaatgagataaaaagaaccagagaagcattctggcacatgcaataatGAAGACTGGACTTGGGACCTCGTGCCcttaagtccaatactttatccactataccatctCCCAGGtctcccaattctttttttgttgttgttgccactaatgttactgagaggaaagaggaagacagacatggagagagaagaagagacactgcttaacctctagtgaagcttccacaatgtaagtggggaccaagggctgtggggtccttgtgtgtggtaatgtgtgggATCTATCTAGTGCACCACCCCTACCCCTTCCCCCTTCTTACTTCCATTAGCTTTGCCTCTCTAATTCCAAATTATCTGAGGTGGTAATTAAGCACCCAAAGAAGTATTACTACTTATTAATTTCCCTACATTTTCCCATCTGCATTCATAGTTttgggaaaactacagacaagtAATAAAGTTGTCAAAATGTCCTCAGGTACTCCAACCGGGCTTCCatcaatccttgagctttgcaccatctgtacttaacccactatactactgcccaactccaaaaaacaaaatattttaaggtTGATTTCCACTTTCACAGAAGTACTATATGATTTGATCACATCTGTATTTTGCAGGTAGAGGTATGTACGTACATTAAATACTTAGAAGGAAAAAGATCAAACTCCATATAAGGTTCAACTCTTTTCTAAAATATTGTATGCATCATCCCCTCCCAGTCTGGTATACTTCAAACATGACTTATTTGAACAAAATTACTATCTACAATATTTGTAAAGGTGGTTGGAGTTGTACAGTTAAGAACAGTTTCATAGCAATATATGCATGTTTAAAGAGAACGCAAAATTCACATGAATTTTAAAGATAAAGCAAAACATGGTAAAACATGTTAGGGGACTGGGAAAGAACTAACCCAGTAGAACACATGCATAAGAACCTGGATTCCAGTCACAGGATAACCATAACTTATGCACCGTAAGTgtggtggtgtctgtctttcctttctcatctTTCCTCTTTATCTTAAACATAAAGAATAAGCCAGAACAGTGAATCTGTACAGGTGCAAAGCCCAGTTATACCAAACACAAACCATGACAGTACAACCAAAGGCTTCTAAAGGGCAGCTATGCTATAGCCACCTTATTAATTCTCTGCCTTGGAAATGTATTTAGTTGAATATTTATagtttaagaaatatatttactGCTACCACTCAAAAATGAAAGTCATGTATAAGCACAGGTTCACTAATGAAAGGTAGTAGGGTCCAGAATATAGCCTGTGAAGCCAAAGGGATCTTTGGtttgaatctcttttttttttttatcagagcactgttcagctctggtttatggtggtgcaggggattgaacctgggactttgaagcctcaggcatgagtctgtttgcataatcattatgctatctaccctcaccctggtTTGAATCTTGACTTTACTACCTAGCTtattgactgtttttttttttcttttcttttctaaattcccaggttttttttttttttttttttttgcctctatggtgattgctggggctcaatgcttgactatgaatccactgctcctggaggccatttcccccccttttgttgccattattgttgtagccttgttgtggtttattgttgttgatgtcgttcgttgttggataggacagagagaaatggagaggaggcaaagacggggagagaaagacagacacctgcagacctgcttcaccgcctgtgaagcgactcccctgtaggtggggagccgggggctcgaaccgggatcgttatgccggttcttgcgctttgcgccatatgcgcttaacccgctatgccaccgcccaactccctaaactcCTGTTTCTTGTACTGAAAATTAGGGACAGCATTAAGGCATTATCAAAAAGAAAGTATATGATACATGTACATAACAGCACAGCTCTTTAATTCCATAGTAGTCCTCAATAAATGGCAGTGTGTATCATTGTGCCATAGCTCCAACAGATGCTCCTAAATATCAAAGGTTGTTATAAACACAGGCTAGCTAATGTCTCTGCTAAATAGGGTGCACCTCATGCTTACAAAATCAGTTCTCTATTACTTCCCGAAAACTGATGGAAGTAATTTCCATTCCCCAAATGTTCCACACTGAAGTGAACATGAGGGTCACGtggtttttctctcccttcatttAGTGGGAACTTGTGCTCTTACTTGGCATTCATTGGGATGACTCCCTTTGATCCCACACCAACAGGAATGTGGTCAAACATAGCTTGGGCAAGTTGTTCCTTTACCGGCTGGACATCACTCTCATCTAAATTGGTTCTTAGCAAGCGGACACCACAGTTGATGTCAAATCCGACGCCACCTGAAGATACAGAAAAGCCAGCTAACTGGTTAGCAACATGAGGTAGTTGAATATTGTTATCTGTGGTTTCTCATCACCAGTATGGATTAAAaagagcctttttaaaaaaaaattgtcttgatAACATGGTtagtgctggggtttggtgcctgtattgctttactgctatggaagcttaccccctgcaagtgaagaccaaggacttgaatctgggccttagtgcatagtaacatgtgctctacctaCTATGCCACCATCCACCTACTatgccattcattcattctttctttttttaaaatatcttttttattaatgagaaagataggagagagagaaagaaccagacatcactctggtacatgtgctgctggggatcgaactcaggaccttgtgcttaagagtccaatgttttatccactgagccacctcccagaccacactacaCTCATTCTTTTAAAGGTgacagttttattttaaatattttaattgtttttattttacttatttgatagagataaaaattgaaaggggagagttgggtggtagcgcagtgtgttaagcacacatcgcgcaaagcgcaaggaccagttaggatcctggttcgagactcaggctctccacctgcagtggagttgcttcacaggtggtgaagcaggtctgcaggtgtctctctgtctctcttcctctctatttcccccttttctctcaatttctctctgtctctatccaataacaaattaaaaaaaaaggaaaaaaaattgaaaggggtggggggatagagcaacagagacacctgcagctctgcttcaccactcaagaagcttcctccttgcaggtggggactgggggcttgaaacaaggtccttccacattgtaacatgtgctctcaaccaggtgagccactactcaGCCCTAAAGGTTAAAGTGGCCAACAAAAATGTTTCTCTGTGGGTAGTCTAGTGAcaacaattaattaaaaaaaaaattatgtacagTTAATATTTCTGCTGTAGATATTATGGATGACCAATTGCACTTAGTAcaactagttaagcacacatagtactaatctCAAgggcaagtgcaaggatccagacttgagcccccagttccccacctgcagggaggatgcttcacaagaggtgaagcatctgcaggtgtctttttctcctctttctctttcctagatCTGAAAGCATACTgcttaatttataaatatatggTCGTGTCTCTCCCccacaggcagggagctgggggctcaaactgggatccttatgtcagtccgtgcacttaacccactgtgctatcgcctggctcccaaatctttaatttttttaaatccatttttgAAACGAGACACAGATTGAAAAGCGAGGAgataagagggagacagatactccagaatacttctcagctctggctaaggTAGTACTTCAGACTGATTCTTGGACCTTAGGatctcaggcaggagtctttcgCATTAACCATTAAGCTAAATaactaaaatgtttaaaaatgttaaaagcttcacaacttgtgaaacttctgTCTTGTGTGGTACTCCCTCCCATATGGTGgctaggggctcgaatctgggtcctgtgCTAGTAAAATATGTGGTGTACTGGTTGAGCTATCACTGTAGGACTTATTTCCACTAAAATCACCTTATAGCAGAAAATACACATACAAGTGCTGACTGAATAGCTCAGTTGGACAATGTACTACTTTGCCACATATGTGAACCAGATCTGAGCCCAGCCCTGACTGCACTGAAGCTATGGTCTCAGTGATGTTTTTTGgtccccccccttcctcctcctcctccttctccttctgtctgcctgtctgtctgtctctctctctttcttggtctctttatgccaaaaaaaaaaaaaaaaaaaaaatcaacctggagCTATGGTGAAGCTCTGGAGATAacaagaaaacaagcaaaaaccaaaaaaggaaaatgtacaATCAGAGGTGAATAAAGTATTTCCAATCTGCTAAGCACCATTATAAGTATTTTAGAGTCTACTTCATTTAATCACCATAATAATGTGTTATATGACAAGTGACTAAAAAATGACTATATtaatggaaaggagagagaaccagaacttccttctggcacatgtgatgttggggatcaaacttgagatctCATGTGAagggttcaatgctttatccactgctctactTCCCAGGCCGCAGTCAAGGGATATTATTAGCTCCAATTTATCCACGAGGAAGCCAGGACACTAAAGACACAAAGATGTGTTTCAGTTTATTTCAGAATATCTGAATAGATATTCTGACATATGGTAGGAACCCAAACATCTCTCAGGAAATTATATGCTTTACTTGATATTTTAGTAGCCTGACAGTTCATAATTAAGAAACATTAGGATGTTACGAAATTGAGAGATGTGCAAATAAGCACCCGTGCTCTTTTCAGAATGGCTATGATTCCCAAAGAAATCACATTCTGACAGTAGATGTCAATAGTACCCTTACCTGGGGATACCACTGCTTCAGGGTCATTCATATCAAAGGCTGCCATATTCCCAATAGCAAACCCATAACCTGAATGCACATCAGGAAGTCCAATAGATcgctgaaagagaaaaaatgaaatagtTTTGTCAACCTTGAATTCTAGGTGGCTGATTAACTTGATACTGATTTTCCTAATCACAGCTAAatgcgggggtggtggtggtagaactATACAGTGTGGTCATTAGCTGAGAAAGGCTAAAACAGGAAAGTTTCAGCCTAACATGAAACAGGAAGATCCCAAAGTAATTTTTATTACAGACAAATGTAATCTATTTAATAATACAACACTAAACCCTTTATTTAGGATCTAGAAAAGAAGGTGGGTTAAACATGTAGGATATAAAAACATCTAGAcacccctgtgtccatgctcccagagggacagagaatgggaaagctatcaggggaggggatggaatatggagattgggtggtgggaattgtacccctcataccctatggttttgttaatttatcctttcttaaataaaaaataaataaaaaaaaaagtccctgacACCGTACTTGGGTAGCTGTGCTAGAACTCAACTAAACATTGTTGGTAAAATAGTAAATGAACATAACTCTTAAAACTTTTCTACACTGGAACAATCAGatgtaattttgaaaattaaGATGCAGTTCAAGTCTGCTGATCTTGTTAAAGGTCattactggagaaaaaaaaaatcactgcagcATGATCAGTTTCCTAGGAAGTGTAGAAAG
This portion of the Erinaceus europaeus chromosome 7, mEriEur2.1, whole genome shotgun sequence genome encodes:
- the RTCB gene encoding RNA-splicing ligase RtcB homolog, producing the protein MSRNYNDELQYLDKINKNCWRIKKGFVPNMQVEGVFYVNDALEKLMFEELRNACRGGGVGGFLPAMKQIGNVAALPGIVHRSIGLPDVHSGYGFAIGNMAAFDMNDPEAVVSPGGVGFDINCGVRLLRTNLDESDVQPVKEQLAQAMFDHIPVGVGSKGVIPMNAKDLEEALEMGVDWSLREGYAWAEDKEHCEEYGRMLQADPNKVSARAKKRGLPQLGTLGAGNHYAEIQVVDEIFNEYAAKKMGIDHKGQVCVMIHSGSRGLGHQVATDALVAMEKAMKRDKIIVNDRQLACARIASPEGQDYLKGMAAAGNYAWVNRSSMTFLTRQAFAKVFNTTPDDLDLHVIYDVSHNIAKVEQHVVDGKERTLLVHRKGSTRAFPPHHPLIAVDYQVRTKPSVILNSRGMVSLYRSKYGSR